The Acomys russatus chromosome 11, mAcoRus1.1, whole genome shotgun sequence genome contains the following window.
GTCTTTCTATCCATTGCTTCCATCCTGGACTGCGCTGTCCTGTTGTGTGATTGACTTCCCACCGCAGAGGAGCATACCGCTCTGTTCCATGGGTCTTGTTGTGTTTCCCACTGAAGGGTGTTGACCCCCTCCTGCAGGGACATCCCTGTCAGCCAGCTTTGGCTTCCCATGGATCCCTCCTGGCGACATGCTGATGGGGTTGCATACAAAGTTTGTGCTTGAGGGAAGGTCAACACCTTTACCCGGGCAAGCTGCGTCTTGGTGACTGAGTGCCTATATTTCTGAGGGAGGTCCGCTGCTCTGGTTGTCTCCAGAGCCCAGGTGCTCACGGCCTAGCTTCAGGATATGGCGTACCTCCCTGTGGTACTactgaactctccagccccacatcctgGATATCCACCCCTCCTGAGGTCCGGTGTCCCCCCTCTCCAGCTGGAGGAAATCCCATGCTCTGGTAGTCAGCCCCATCCTATGATTTGGAGCCAAGGCTGTGCACAGATGATGTGGGCTGAGTCAGCATTCCCTTCCTGTGGGGTCATGACCTCCCGGCAGGCTGTGCAGTGGGCATAGTGCACACTCCTCCATCTTTCTAGGttccaggaagagagaacatACAAAGCCACAGGCTACAGTTGGTCCATTGCTTGTGCTTGACAACTGTGCGTCTTTCGGTCCCGACCATGCGTCCTTCTCCGACTCCTCAGGATCTTTCTTTTACCCAGTACAACCTACACTACACTGCTGCTCAGGCCTGTCCTGTCCAGAAAGCACCACCCTAGAGGAAATATGATTTTGAGTTATCAGTCCATAATGGTCTGCACGGTTGGTTCAGGCCTGTTTGGAAGACTTGACCTGACAAGAAATGAAGTGGGGGAGGCCGGTAGCATCATGTTTAAAAAGAGATGAAGCACAGCCACCTGCCACACCCTCTCAGAATCCTTGGATGGCTACACATCCTTCGACCCAAGCCTTGTTTACAGAGTCAGCCATGTCTCAGACTGTACACAGAGCACAGGCATCTGGGGACCCACATGCATGCCAGGCATTGTCCCGAGTGCTGACAGTGACTGCCTGGGAATCTAGACTTTAGCCCCCATTAAATGAAGCACTGAAGACAAAGCTTCACTCAGTGTGACCTGTCTCCATGCTCTCAggccccaggcctcaggctgccCACCAGTGGCGGCATGAGGCAGTGACATGTCAGGGTGGGACAGAATCCTTGCTGTCTGTACCAATTTCTTCCTACTATGTGGACTTCAACAAATGTATTAGCATGTGGACCAGAGTCAAGTCTTCTGTTCACCATCAGGAAGGCAGGAACATTTCCCATAGAACAGGTTTTGTTGGGACTAGAGTCCCAGGGGCTGTGAGCCTCACAGGGAGCCTGTAGCTGGTGCCAGGCACATGGATACATGCTGCCAAGATGCCTGGCTATGACAGAACTAGAACTTCAATGTGGGGGCATCAGTGCCCATCCTTACCCTCTGCGGGCTGTGTCCACCTGATGAGTACTAGAGTAGAGTCAGGACCATCCCGGCAGTCAGCACATTCTCATCCACAACTAGATTCTAGATTTCTGAAGATATCACTGACTCCTTAGCGTGCCAGGCCAGCGTGCTCCATCACAGTGTGTTTGCTCTCCAACCACAATCTGTGCCCTCCCACACATTGATGGTCTCTGCATTTAGCCCTAATAAAGTCCAGAGGTAGGGCCTGTCTGCTCACACAAGGCACATAGCCCAGACCTGACACCAGTTGCTAGAACATATTTGTGCCAATTAACAAGAGACAGTGGCAGaccacaggagctgagacagcaCGGGGCAGTCACCCAAGGAGCTGTCGCCTGAGCGGCTCTGGGTAGCATGGGCCATGGAAGTGTCTACTGAAGTTGATTGGCGTCCTATAGAGAAGTCTCGGTTCAAAGCAAGGGGACATGGGAAACTAAACTAGCACAGATAGGTCTCAAAGGGCGGCAGATCGCCAGCTGCAAGGGAGAAATTATAGGATACCAATGAGGACTAATGTGGTCTACACAGGTTCAGTCAAGGTCTTTATTGCTCAGAAGGCTCAAGTGTGTTCAGAAGAGACACAGTCACAGTGAGGTGAGGTTGCTTGACCTGGAGAGGCCAGggccagagagaggagggcacTGCCATGGCCTGGGTAGAGTTTAGGCACAGAGGGTGTACATATACTCTGTGAGGTTTGGCTTTCCAGCACTCACAGGAGATACAGGTAATTCTCTCAGTGGCAGAGAGGTCATCAGCAGCTGGACTTCTGGcctgaggagaggccacagcaggcctGGCGGGAGCAGGCAGGGCGGCACAGCAGGGacacacaggaggaggctggacggcagcagctgggctggcaggaagaggcacagcaggaggaggtgggcacACAGCAGGCAGGTCTGCACACAGGGCGGCAGAGCAGGGACATGCtggagcagggcttgcagcagacaggcttgcagcagacaggtgCACAGCAGGGTGGCTGGCAGCATGAGGAGGATCCAGAGCAGATGGGTGTGCAGCAgacaggtgtgcagcagacaggcttgcagcagacaggtgTGCAGGAGACAGGAGTgcagcacacaggcttgcagcaggcaggtgtgcagcagacaggCGCACAGCAGGATGGCTGGCAGCAAGAGGACTGGCAGCTAGGCTGCTGGCAGCatgaggaggagccacagcagacAGGTGTGCAGCAAACAGGCTTGCAGCAAAGAGTCACACCGCAGGACTGCTGGCAGGGGGAGCAGGTGCAGCACGCTGGCTGGCAACATGAAGATTGGCAGCAGGGGCTGGACCCACAACACACTGGTGTGCAGACAAGGGTTAGACAGGGACCTGAGGCACAGCAACTGGGGGCGCAGCAGCTGgactggcagcagctgggctggcagcaacTGGGGACACAGCAGCTAGACTGGCAGCAGCTGGGGGCACAGCAGCTGGGCTCACAGCAGCTCTCTGGGCAGTCGTCCACCCGCCAGGAGGAGTGGGTGCAGGCATcagagcagacagacatggtagaGGCGGCCATGGCAGAGCTGGCTTGGGGTAGAGTGAGTGAGTGgtgagtgagagtgtgagtgtgtgtgaggtgctGGGCCGTCGCCTTTTATCCTCCTGTACTGTTGTCTGGCTTGGCCTCCCTTCCTTGTTGGTGTGGCTCCTGGCCATCATTAGGGTGTTTGTTTGCCTGGGATGTTGTTGTCAggcctgtctgcctcctgcctctttgtggtgctgggaggaGTTGTGGGGCAGAGGTGTTACATGAACAGGGAGATTGGGGTGTCATTGTTGGGACGTGCCCAGCCATCCTATGGCTGCAGGGATGTCATCCTGTCATAGTCAGATGCCTGGACCCTTGCTCCTTCTGCTAGAATTAGTGTCAGGGGACTGATGCCCTCAGTCCAGTATCCCTCCCAGAGCCCAGGTTTGGATGAGGAAAGCTGCCTCTTTGTGACAGTGTTCAGACAGCAGAGGTGTTCAGGGACCCATGGCCACTGAGTTGGTACAATAAGTTGCCCGTAACAACCACCTCCATAGTGTCTCTTCAGCTCCTGAACCTCTCTATATTGCCTCATGACACTGTccaccctgctctctgcctgtgtccaccCTGCCATTTAACCCGCATGTCTTGCGGCTGCAGCGTGAGCTCCCTGCTCTAGAAGGCTAGCACTTCTAGGCTGAGCTCTCAAGTTCTATCCTCAAGGAGCATAATGTGCATGATCTGTTGAAACCACAGACGCACCACATTGGCCAGGAGTCCACAGAGCGCTCTGTCTCCTCGTCAGTGCTCTCTGGGCTTCCTTTGTCCACTCCACCCTCCTCCAACGCTACTGGCATCTCTCACCAGCTCTTCCACCCACAAGTCCCCAGCCCTGTGTCTAGGCACTGCTTTAACGTTAAGTCACAAATATATACAGAGCCCAGTTTTCTCTCTTTGGGGAATTTCTTCCTCAGGTTCTTTTCGTCCTTGTCGTCTCATATTCAGTCATTTTGGGTTTCCCTGGCTGCTCTCCTGCTCTTTGGCTCTTGCTGTCTGTCTTGTTCTTTGCATCCCCTCCTTCTGCTCCCGCTAGGTCTGCTCCTCACACACCATTAGTGCTATGACTTTATCCTCTGTCTGCTAATTCCACTGGTTCTGCCATTCTGGACGTCTTTCTATCCATTGCTTCCATCCTGGACTGCGCTGTCCTGTTGTGTGATTGACTTCCCACCACAGAGGAGCATACCGCTCTGTTCCATGGGTCTTGTTGTGTTTCCCACTGAAGGGTGTTGACCCCCTCCTGCAGGGACATCCCTGTCTGCCAGCTTTGGCTTCCCATGGATCCCTCCTGGCGACATGCTGATGGGGTTGCATACAAAGTTTGTGCTTGAGGGAAGGTCAACACCTTTACCCGGGCAAGCTGCGTCTTGGTGACTGAGTGCCTATATTTCTGAGGGAGGTCCGCTGCTCTGGTTGTCTCCAGAGCCCAGGTGCTCACGGCCTAGCTTCAGGATATGGCGTACCTCCCTGTGGTACTactgaactctccagccccacatcctgTATATCCACCCCTCCTGAGGTCCGGTGTCCCCCTCGCCAGCGGGAGGAAATCCCATGCTCTGGTAGTCAGCCCCATCCTATGATTTGGAGCCAAGGCTGTGCACAGATGATGTGGGCTGAGTCAGCATTCCCTTCCTGTGGGGTCATGACCTCCCGGCAGGCTGTGCAGTGGGCATAGTGCACACTCCTCCATCTTTCTAGGttccaggaagagagaacatACAAAGCCACAGGCTACAGTTAGTCCATTGCTTGTGCTTGACAACTGTGTGTCTTTCGGTCCCGACCATGCGTCCTTCTCCGACTCCTCAGGATCTTTCTTTTACCCAGTACAACCTACACTACACTGCTGCTCAGGCCTGGCCTGTCCAGAAAGCACCACCCTAGAAGGAAATATGATTTTTGAGTTATCAGTCCATAATGGTCTGCACGGTTGGTTCAGGCCTGTTTGGAAGACTTGACCTGACAAGAAAATGAAGTGGGGGAGGCCGGTAGCATCATGTTTAAAAAGAGATGAAGCACAGCCACCTGCCACACCCTCTCAGAATCCTTGGATGGCTACACATCCTTCGACCCAAGCCTTGTTTACAGAGTCAGCCATGTCTCAGACTGTACACAGAGCACAGGCATCTGGGGACCCACATGCATGCCAGGCATTGTCCCGAGTGCTGACAGTGACTGCCTGGGAATCTAGACTTTAGCCCCCATTAAATGAAGCACTGAAGACAAAGCTTCACTCAGTGTGACCTGTCTCCATGCTCTCAggccccaggcctcaggctgccCACCAGTGGCGGCATGAGGCAGTGACATGTCAGGGTGGGACAGAATCCTTCCTGTCTGCACCAATTTCTTCCTACTATGTGGACTTCAACAAATGTATTAGCATGTGGACCAGAGTCAAGTCTTCTGTTCACCATCAGGAAGGCAGGAACATTTCCCATAGAACAGGTTTTGTTGGGACTAGAGTCCCAGGGGCTGTGAGCCTCACAGGGAGCCTGTAGCTGGTGCCAGGCACATGGATACATGCTGCCAAGATGCCTGGCTATGACAGAACTAGAACTTCAATGTGGGGGCATCAGTGCCCATCCTTACCCTCTGCGGGCTGCGTCCACCTGATGAGTACTAGAGTAGAGTCAGGACCATCCCAGCAGTCAGCACATTCTCATCCACAACTAGATTCTAGATTTCTGAAGATATCACTGACTCCTTAGCGTGCCAGGCCAGCGTGCTCCATCACAGTGTGTTTGCTCTCCAACCACAATCTGTGCCCTCCCACACATTGATGGTCTCTGCATTTAGCCCTAATGAAGTCCAGAGGTAGGGCCTGTCTGCTCACACAAGGCACATAGCCCAGACCTGACACCAGTTGCTAGAACATATTTGTGCCAATTAACAAGAGACAGTGGCAGaccacaggagctgagacagcaCGGGGCAGTCACCCGAGGAGCTGTCGCCTGAGCAGCTCTGGGTAGCATGGGCCATGGAAGTGTCTACTGAAGTTGATTGGCGTCCTATAGAGAAGTCTCGGTTCAAAGCAAGGGGACATGGGAAACTACCCTAGCACAGATAGGTCTCAAAGGGCGGCAGATCGCCAGCTGCAAGGGAGAAATTATAGGATACCAATGAGGACTAATGTGGTCTACACAGGTTCAGTCAAGGTCTTATTGCTCAGAAGGCTCAAGTGTGTTCAGAAGAGACACAGTCACAGTGAGGTGAGGTTGCTTGACCTGGAGAGGCCAGggccagagagaggagggcacTGCCATGGCCTGGGTAGAGTTTAGGCACAGAGGGTGGACATATACTCTGTGAGGTTTGGCTTTCCAGCACTCACAGGAGATACAGGTAATTCTCTCAGTGGCAGAGAGGTCATCAGCAGCTGGACTTCTGGcctgaggagaggccacagcaggcctGGCGGGAGCAGGCAGGGCGGCACAGCAGGGacacacaggaggaggctggacggcagcagctgggctggcaggaagaggcacagcaggaggaggtgggcacACAGCAGGCAGGTCTGCACACAGGGCGGCAGAGCAGGGACATGCtggagcagggcttgcagcagacaggcttgcagcagacaggtgCACAGCAGGGTGGCTGGCAGCATGAGGAGGATCCAGAGCAGATGGGTGTGCAGCAgacaggtgtgcagcagacaggcttgcagcagacaggtgTGCAGGAGACAGGAGTgcagcacacaggcttgcagcaggcaggtgtgcagcagacaggCGCACAGCAGGATGGCTGGCAGCAAGAGGACTGGCAGCTAGGCTGCTGGCAGCatgaggaggagccacagcagacAGGTGTGCAGCAAACAGGCTTGCAGCAAAGAGTCACACCGCAGGACTGCTGGCAGGGGGAGCAGGTGCAGCACGCTGGCTGGCAACATGAAGATTGGCAGCAGGGGCTGGACCCACAACACACTGGTGTGCAGACAAGGGTTAGACAGGGACCTGAGGCACAGCAACTGGGGGCGCAGCAGCTGgactggcagcagctgggctggcagcaacTGGGGACACAGCAGCTAGACTGGCAGCAGCTGGGGGCACAGCAGCTGGGCTCACAGCAGCTCTCTGGGCAGTCGTCCACCCGCCAGGAGGAGTGGGTGCAGGCATcagagcagacagacatggtagaGGCGGCCATGGCAGAGCTGGCTTGGGGTAGAGTGAGTGAGTGgtgagtgagagtgtgagtgtgtgtgaggtgctGGGCCGTCGCCTTTTATCCTCCTGTACTGTTGTCTGGCTTGGCCTCCCTTCCTTGTTGGTGTGGCTCCTGGCCATCATTAGGGTGTTTGTTTGCCTGGGATGTTGTTGTCAggcctgtctgcctcctgcctctttgtggtgctgggaggaGTTGTGGGGCAGAGGTGTTACATGAACAGGGAGATTGGGGTGTCATTGTTGGGACGTGCCCAGCCATCCTATGGCTGCAGGGATGTCATCCTGTCATAGTCAGATGCCTGGACCCTTGCTCCTTCTGCTAGAATTAGTGTCAGGGGACTGATGCCCTCAGTCCAGTATCCCTCCCAGAGCCCAGGTTTGGATGAGGAAAGCTGCCTCTTTGTGACAGTGTTCAGACAGCAGAGGTGTTCAGGGACCCATGGCCACTGAGTTGGTACAATAAGTTGCCCGTAACAACCACCTCCATAGTGTCTCTTCAGCTCCTGAACCTCTCTATATTGCCTCATGACACTGTccaccctgctctctgcctgtgtccaccCTGCCATTTAACCCGCATGTCTTGCGGCTGCAGCGTGAGCTCCCTGCTCTAGAAGGCTAGCACTTCTAGGCTGAGCTCTCAAGTTCTATCCTCAAGGAGCATAATGTGCATGATCTGTTGAAACCACAGACGCACCACATTGGCCAGGAGTCCACAGAGCGCTCTGTCTCCTCGTCAGTGCTCTCTGGGCTTCCTTTGTCCACTCCACCCTCCTCCAACGCTACTGGCATCTCTCACCAGCTCTTCCACCCACAAGTCCCCCAGCCCTGTGTCTAGCCACTGCTTTAACGTTAAGTCACAAATATATACAGAGCCCAGTTTTCTCTCTTTGGGGAATTTCTTCCTCAGGTTCTTTTCGTCCTTGTCGTCTCATATTCAGTCATTTTGGGTTTCCCTGGCTGCTCTCCTGCTCTTTGGCTCTTGCTGTCTGTCTTGTTCTTTGCATCCCCTCCTTCTGCTCCCGCTAGGTCTGCTCCTCACACACCATTAGTGCTATGACTTTATCCTCTGTCTGCTAATTCCACTGGTTCTGCCATTCTGGACGTCTTTCTATCCATTGCTTCCATCCTGGACTGCGCTGTCCTGTTGTGTGATTGACTTCCCACCACAGAGGAGCATACCGCTCTGTTCCATGGGTCTTGTTGTGTTTCCCACTGAAGGGTGTTGACCCCCTCCTGCAGGGACATCCCTGTCTGCCAGCTTTGGCTTCCCATGGATCCCTCCTGGCGACATGCTGATGGGGTTGCATACAAAGTTTGTGCTTGAGGGAAGGTCAACACCTTTACCCGGGCAAGCTGCGTCTTGGTGACTGAGTGCCTATATTTCTGAGGGAGGTCCGCTGCTCTGGTTGTCTCCAGAGCCCAGGTGCTCACGGCCTAGCTTCAGGATATGGCGTACCTCCCTGTGGTACTactgaactctccagccccacatcctgTATATCCACCCCTCCTGAGGTCCGGTGTCCCCCTCTCCAGCTGGAGGAAATCCCATGCTCTGGTAGTCAGCCCCATCCTATGATTTGGAGCCAAGGCTGTGCACAGATGATGTGGGCTGAGTCAGCATTCCCTTCCTGTGGGGTCATGACCTCCCGGCAGGCTGTGCAGTGGGCATAGTGCACACTCCTCCATCTTTCTAGGttccaggaagagagaacatACAAAGCCACAGGCTACAGTTAGTCCATTGCTTGTGCTTGACAACTGTGTGTCTTTCGGTCCCGACCATGCGTCCTTCTCTGACTCCTCAGGATCTTTCTTTTACCCAGTACAACCTACACTACACTGCTGCTCAGGCCTGTCCTGTCCAGAAAGCACCACCCTAGAAGGAAATATGATTTTTGAGTTATCAGTCCATAATGGTCTGCACGGTTGGTTCAGGCCTGTTTGGAAGACTTGACCTGACAAGAAAATGAAGTGGGGGAGGCCGGTAGCATCATGTTTAAAAAGAGATGAAGCACAGCCACCTGCCACACCCTCTCAGAATCCTTGGATGGCTACACATCCTTCGACCCAAGCCTTGTTTACAGAGTCAGCCATGTCTCAGACTGTA
Protein-coding sequences here:
- the LOC127195754 gene encoding keratin-associated protein 10-11-like isoform X1, which encodes MAASTMSVCSDACTHSSWRVDDCPESCCEPSCCAPSCCQSSCCVPSCCQPSCCQSSCCAPSCCASGPCLTLVCTPVCCGSSPCCQSSCCQPAPCCQSSCCQPACCTCSPCQQSCGVTLCCKPVCCTPVCCGSSSCCQQPSCQSSCCQPSCCAPPVCCTPVCCTPICSGSSSCCQPPCCAPVCCKPVCCKPCSSMSLLCRPVCRPACCVPTSSCCASSCQPSCCRPASSCVSLLCRPACSRQACCGLSSGQKSSC
- the LOC127195754 gene encoding keratin-associated protein 10-1-like isoform X4 codes for the protein MAASTMSVCSDACTHSSWRVDDCPESCCEPSCCAPSCCQSSCCVPSCCQPSCCQSSCCAPSCCASGPCLTLVCTPVCCGSSPCCQSSCCQPACCTCSPCQQSCGVTLCCKPVCCTPVCCGSSSCCQQPSCQSSCCQPSCCAPPVCCTPVCCTPICSGSSSCCQPPCCAPVCCKPVCCKPCSSMSLLCRPVCRPACCVPTSSCCASSCQPSCCRPASSCVSLLCRPACSRQACCGLSSGQKSSC
- the LOC127195754 gene encoding keratin-associated protein 10-3-like isoform X5, whose amino-acid sequence is MAASTMSVCSDACTHSSWRVDDCPESCCEPSCCAPSCCQSSCCVPSCCQPSCCQSSCCAPSCCASGPCLTLVCTPVCCGSSPCCQSSCCQPPSCQSSCCQPSCCAPVCCTPACCKPVCCTPVSCTPVCCKPVCCTPVCCTPICSGSSSCCQPPCCAPVCCKPVCCKPCSSMSLLCRPVCRPACCVPTSSCCASSCQPSCCRPASSCVSLLCRPACSRQACCGLSSGQKSSC
- the LOC127195754 gene encoding keratin-associated protein 10-9-like isoform X2 codes for the protein MAASTMSVCSDACTHSSWRVDDCPESCCEPSCCAPSCCQSSCCVPSPCLTLVCTPVCCGSSPCCQSSCCQPACCTCSPCQQSCGVTLCCKPVCCTPVCCGSSSCCQQPSCQSSCCQPSCCAPVCCTPACCKPVCCTPVSCTPVCCKPVCCTPVCCTPICSGSSSCCQPPCCAPVCCKPVCCKPCSSMSLLCRPVCRPACCVPTSSCCASSCQPSCCRPASSCVSLLCRPACSRQACCGLSSGQKSSC
- the LOC127195754 gene encoding keratin-associated protein 10-8-like isoform X7, which codes for MAASTMSVCSDACTHSSWRVDDCPESCCEPSCCAPSCCQSSCCVPSCCQPSPCLTLVCTPVCCGSSPCCQSSCCQPACCTCSPCQQSCGVTLCCKPVCCTPVCCGSSSCCQQPSCQSSCCQPSCCAPPVCCTPVCCTPICSGSSSCCQPPCCAPVCCKPVCCKPCSSMSLLCRPVCRPACCVPTSSCCASSCQPSCCRPASSCVSLLCRPACSRQACCGLSSGQKSSC